In Desulfomonile tiedjei DSM 6799, a genomic segment contains:
- a CDS encoding PadR family transcriptional regulator, protein MKTRNPADYPVLGVLYLGPAHGYDLCRELRERLGEVWTLRTSHIYALLAGLEKDGLVRHDRIDQETRPAKKVFSITDGGRLVFLAWVRSPVMNVRDIRLEFLTKLHFARFDSPTAVADLVTNQLSVCRSTQKRLKREETLCRTETDRAALDFRLAMLSATVTWLVKLLPPDLRRFAETG, encoded by the coding sequence ATGAAGACACGAAACCCAGCAGATTATCCGGTCCTCGGCGTGCTCTATCTCGGGCCTGCTCACGGATACGATCTCTGCCGTGAACTTCGCGAGCGATTGGGTGAAGTCTGGACGCTTCGAACCAGCCATATTTACGCGCTCCTGGCAGGACTGGAAAAGGACGGGCTCGTCCGACACGACCGCATCGATCAAGAAACCCGACCAGCCAAAAAAGTGTTTAGCATAACCGATGGAGGCCGACTTGTTTTTCTGGCGTGGGTGCGCTCACCTGTCATGAATGTGCGTGACATCCGGCTGGAATTCTTGACGAAGCTGCATTTTGCGAGATTCGATTCCCCCACTGCTGTGGCCGATCTCGTTACCAATCAGTTGTCAGTGTGCCGCAGCACTCAGAAGCGCTTGAAGAGAGAAGAGACACTGTGCAGGACTGAAACGGATCGCGCGGCACTCGATTTTCGTCTTGCAATGTTATCCGCCACTGTTACGTGGTTAGTGAAACTGCTCCCCCCCGATCTTCGTCGATTCGCCGAGACGGGCTAA